A genome region from Pseudoalteromonas tetraodonis includes the following:
- the pgi gene encoding glucose-6-phosphate isomerase, with the protein MASRSELVSWQALENSAQKMAQTHLKTLFAQDDSRFSQFSTHIPGVLFDYSKQRIDEKVFAQLISLAKECDIEAWREKMFAGEKINITEDRAVLHTALRNRAHTPLIVDGENITEAVDSELAKIKTFVEKVRSGQWLGYTGKAVKDVVSIGVGGSNLGPQTATEALKALVDKPLNVHYVSNADGVQIASVLNKVDPETTLFVISSKTFTTSETMTNSKTAVDWFLNSAKDKSAIAKHFVAVSTNLEKTAAFGISDENVFTMWDWVGGRFSLWSAIGLPIALYAGFEAFEAILEGAFEVDEHFKSAPLEQNIPLIMALLSVWNTSFLGFDSQAILPYDQALHMLPAYLQQGEMESNGKHVTFDGQTVPYTTVPIIWGMTGINGQHAFYQCLHQGNVIVPADFIGSVKPQVNVDKHHNILLSNFFAQTEALMNGVDAQQITADLAAKGKTPAQIEMLLKHKIHQGNRPTTSILLDTVDAKAVGRLIALYEHKIFCHGILLQICSFDQWGVELGKGLASKIEAELTDDNVVNEHDSSTQGLMAYYKQHRTQ; encoded by the coding sequence ATGGCGAGCCGTTCTGAGTTAGTAAGTTGGCAAGCACTAGAAAATAGTGCACAAAAGATGGCACAAACACATCTGAAAACTTTATTTGCACAAGACGATTCTCGTTTTTCTCAATTTTCTACTCACATTCCTGGTGTATTGTTTGATTATTCAAAACAACGTATTGATGAGAAAGTTTTCGCTCAATTAATCTCATTAGCTAAAGAGTGTGATATTGAAGCGTGGCGTGAAAAAATGTTTGCCGGTGAGAAAATAAATATCACCGAAGACCGTGCCGTATTGCATACCGCACTTAGAAATCGCGCCCATACACCGCTTATTGTTGACGGTGAAAATATTACTGAGGCGGTCGATAGCGAACTTGCTAAAATTAAAACCTTTGTTGAAAAAGTACGCAGTGGACAGTGGTTAGGTTACACCGGTAAAGCGGTGAAAGATGTAGTGAGTATTGGTGTAGGGGGTTCAAACCTAGGCCCTCAAACGGCAACTGAAGCACTTAAAGCATTAGTTGATAAGCCGTTAAACGTTCATTATGTTTCTAATGCTGATGGCGTACAAATCGCGTCGGTATTGAATAAAGTTGACCCTGAAACAACGTTATTTGTTATTTCGTCAAAAACCTTTACTACCTCAGAAACCATGACCAACTCAAAAACAGCGGTTGATTGGTTTTTAAATAGCGCCAAAGATAAAAGCGCCATAGCAAAGCATTTTGTGGCAGTAAGCACCAATTTAGAAAAAACCGCGGCATTTGGTATTAGTGACGAAAACGTATTTACCATGTGGGATTGGGTTGGCGGTCGTTTTTCACTTTGGAGTGCGATTGGTTTACCTATTGCACTTTATGCCGGCTTTGAAGCATTTGAAGCTATTTTAGAAGGGGCGTTTGAAGTTGACGAGCACTTTAAGTCGGCACCGCTTGAGCAGAATATTCCTTTAATTATGGCGCTGTTGAGTGTATGGAATACCAGCTTTTTAGGGTTTGATTCGCAAGCTATTTTACCTTACGACCAAGCATTGCATATGTTGCCTGCGTATTTACAACAGGGTGAAATGGAAAGTAACGGTAAGCACGTCACTTTTGATGGGCAAACCGTACCTTACACTACCGTGCCTATTATTTGGGGCATGACGGGAATAAATGGCCAGCATGCGTTTTATCAATGTTTGCACCAAGGCAATGTAATTGTCCCTGCGGACTTTATTGGCTCTGTAAAACCACAGGTTAACGTTGATAAGCATCACAATATTTTATTATCGAACTTTTTTGCACAAACCGAAGCATTAATGAACGGGGTAGATGCGCAGCAGATAACCGCTGATTTAGCAGCCAAAGGCAAAACGCCTGCGCAAATTGAAATGCTACTAAAGCATAAAATTCATCAAGGAAACCGCCCAACAACGTCTATATTATTAGACACGGTTGATGCAAAAGCGGTGGGTCGTTTAATTGCACTGTATGAACATAAGATTTTTTGCCACGGTATTCTTTTACAAATATGTTCGTTTGATCAGTGGGGCGTTGAGCTTGGTAAAGGTTTAGCCTCTAAAATTGAAGCTGAATTAACCGACGATAACGTGGTTAATGAGCACGACAGCTCAACACAGGGCTTAATGGCGTACTACAAACAACACCGTACGCAGTAA